Within the [Enterobacter] lignolyticus SCF1 genome, the region CGCCTGGATTTTGCCATCGGCACGCTGGATGACGAGATGCAGCTGCAGGACCTGCAGGTTGAGCCGATGTTTGAATCGGAGTTTGTGGTGGTCGCCAGTCAGTCCCGAACGTGCGCCAGGGAGATAACGCTGGAGTCGTTGAAAAACGAACAGTGGGTTCTTCCGCACACCGAAATGGGATACTACAAAGAACTGCTCGCCATCCTCCAGAAACACCACATCAACATCGAAAATATTGTCAAAACCGATTCCGTCGTCACAATTTACAACCTTGTACTGAATGCCGATTTCTTAACGGTTATTCCGTGCGATATGACAACGCCGTTCGGTTCCGATCAATTTATTACCTTACCCGTTAAGGATATTTTGCCGGTAGCACGCTATGCCGCAATATGGTCAAAGAATTATCGACTTAAAAAATCCGCCTCGGTGCTGGTAGACCTGGCGAAACGTTATTCATCACAAAATTGCAGAAGACGAAGACAGCTGGTCGAAGATATTTAATTTTAATTTAATCTGGAATTGACGAGGTTCTGTATAACAGACCTCTATGCCCTGTTATTACCTGAAATCAGAAGAATTCCTGAAAAGAGGATAATATGCACATTACTTACGATCTCCCGGTAACCCTTGAAGATATTCAGCAGGCCAAGCAGCGCCTTGCAGGTAAAATATATAAAACAGGTATGCCACGTTCTAATTACCTGAGCGAGCGTTGCAAAGGTGAAATATTTCTCAAGTTTGAAAATATGCAGCGTACCGGGTCGTTTAAAATTCGCGGCGCTTTTAACAAACTGAGCTCTTTAACCCAGGAAGAACGCCGCAAGGGCGTGGTGGCCTGCTCGGCGGGCAACCATGCCCAGGGCGTGTCTCTCTCCTGCGCCATGCTAGGTATCGACGGCAAAGTGGTGATGCCGCGCGGCGCGCCGAAATCCAAGGTCGCGGCAACGCAGGATTACTCCGCGGAAGTGGTGCTGCACGGCGATAACTTCAACGACACCATCGCGAAAGTCAGTGAAATCGTCGAAATGGAAGGCCGTATTTTCATTCCGCCGTACGATGATGCGCAGGTGATTGCCGGCCAGGGCACTATTGGTCTGGAAATTCTGCAGGATCTGTATGACGTCGATAACGTTATCGTACCGATCGGCGGCGGCGGCTTAATTGCCGGTATCGCGACGGCCATTAAGTCGATTAACCCGACGATTAAAATCATCGGCGTTCAGTCTGAAAACGTCCACGGTATGGCCGCCTCCTGGCAGGCGGGCGCAATTACCAACCACCGTAACAGCGCAACGCTTGCCGACGGCTGCGACGTCGCGCGTCCGGGAAATCTGACGTTTGAAATCGTCAGTGAGCTGGTTGATGACATCGTGCTGGTCACCGAAGACGAAATTCGCGACAGCATGATTGCGCTGATCCAGCGCAACAAGGTGATCACCGAAGGCGCGGGCGCGTTGGCCTCCGCTGCGCTGCTCAGCGGA harbors:
- the tdcA gene encoding transcriptional regulator TdcA, which encodes MDNVLLPKTQHLVVFQEVIRCGSIGSAAKQLGLTQPAVSKIISDIEAYFGIELMVRKNTGVTLTSAGQVLLAYSESITREMKNMVSEMNSLSSGSVVDVSFGFPSLIGFTFLPGMMKTFKEVFPTAQVSMFEAQLSSFLPALRDGRLDFAIGTLDDEMQLQDLQVEPMFESEFVVVASQSRTCAREITLESLKNEQWVLPHTEMGYYKELLAILQKHHINIENIVKTDSVVTIYNLVLNADFLTVIPCDMTTPFGSDQFITLPVKDILPVARYAAIWSKNYRLKKSASVLVDLAKRYSSQNCRRRRQLVEDI
- the tdcB gene encoding bifunctional threonine ammonia-lyase/L-serine ammonia-lyase TdcB, with product MHITYDLPVTLEDIQQAKQRLAGKIYKTGMPRSNYLSERCKGEIFLKFENMQRTGSFKIRGAFNKLSSLTQEERRKGVVACSAGNHAQGVSLSCAMLGIDGKVVMPRGAPKSKVAATQDYSAEVVLHGDNFNDTIAKVSEIVEMEGRIFIPPYDDAQVIAGQGTIGLEILQDLYDVDNVIVPIGGGGLIAGIATAIKSINPTIKIIGVQSENVHGMAASWQAGAITNHRNSATLADGCDVARPGNLTFEIVSELVDDIVLVTEDEIRDSMIALIQRNKVITEGAGALASAALLSGKLDDYIQRRKTVSIISGGNIDLSRVSQITGFVGA